In a single window of the Entelurus aequoreus isolate RoL-2023_Sb linkage group LG16, RoL_Eaeq_v1.1, whole genome shotgun sequence genome:
- the LOC133631298 gene encoding zinc finger BED domain-containing protein 5-like encodes MKKNKAFTDGEVVKEAMMIIAKTVLEDEKYGTNVLSSLSDVQLGATTMVRRVSAMSGNLTDQLDRGLARCRWFSIQCDESVDRSSTAQLMVFIRMVFDDFSTKEELLTLLPLKTNTRGVDIYNAVKEFLVEKKVPLEKLGSVTTDGASAIIGRHTGFVTHCKADPEFTNFLQYHCIIHQQALCEKVICFEHAMTPVVKIINSIRSRAKQHRTSKVLLEELSAEYGDLLLHTEIPWLSGGRILQRFLSLLGEIKEFMQSRGEDTVLVEDTEWILDLAFLTDITGKLNSLNCELQGKEKKSAALSLCADGAERQCFCI; translated from the exons ATGAAGAAAAACAAGGCATTTACAGACGGGGAGGTTGTCAAAGAAGCAATGATGATAATTGCTAAAACTGTGCTTGAAGACGAGAAGTATGGAACCAATGTACTCTCCAGTCTCTCTGATGTTCAACTCGGGGCAACTACAATGGTAAGAAGAGTGTCTGCGATGTCTGGGAACTTGACCGACCAGCTGGACCGTGGTCTGGCGAGGTGCCGGTGGTTCAGCATCCAGTGTGACGAGTCGGTGGACCGCAGCAGTACGGCGCAGCTGATGGTCTTTATCCGGATGGTGTTTGATGATTTCTCCACAAAAGAAGAACTTCTGACACTACTGCCCCTGAAGACAAATACGAGGGGAGTTGACATTTATAACGCAGTGAAggagtttttggtggaaaaaaaggtgCCGCTGGAAAAGCTGGGATCAGTGACTACGGATGGGGCTTCTGCTATCATCGGCCGACACACAGGATTCGTTACTCACTGTAAAGCAGACCCAGAGTTCACAAACTTTCTGCAGTACCACTGCATCATACACCAGCAGGCCTTATGTGAAAAAGTGATCTGCTTTGAGCACGCAATGACTCCCGTCGTAAAGATCATAAACAGCATCCGCTCCAGAGCTAAACAGCACAGAACATCCAAGGTACTTTTGGAGGAGCTGTCAGCTGAATATGGTGACCTGCTACTACACACAGAAATCCCATGGCTCAGCGGGGGACGAATTTTGCAACGTTTTTTGTCACTTTTGGGTGAAATCAAAGAGTTCATGCAGTCCAGAGGTGAGGACACCGTGCTGGTGGAGGACACTGAGTGGATTCTTGACCTTGCATTTTTAACGGACATTACTGGAAAACTGAACAGTTTGAACTGTGAGCTGCAAGGCAAAG agaaaaaaagtgctgcactttccctctgtgcagatggtgctgaaagacaatgcttctgcatctaa